The Nicotiana tabacum cultivar K326 chromosome 1, ASM71507v2, whole genome shotgun sequence genome segment TAATCGATGGAGCCCGAATGATAACTCGAACTTGAGTTTATGTAGCCCTTAAGCTTAATGATCGAGTAAGGACATGCACGAACTTGAAAttaggtagcccttaggctttctTGTCAAGTGAGAAGGATCTCTCGAACTGGAAGCgaaagtagcccttaggcctttGCAAATTTTGTATTTGGCCGATCTGGCCTTTGTAAAACGGTCGTTTaatcatatatatataaggtttttCTACCTTTTTTGGCTTTCAAAGTTTTCCCTTATTTTATCATTCGTGTTCACAAAGGTTTTAATGCCTTAACATGAAATAAGGAACTGTTCCATAGTTCGAACAATTTTGTACTCTTTAGAGTTttcgaggcttgatattatcgaagccttttatGCTTTTGCTAGGGGTAGCCCTTTTAACCTGTTTATGAAAGAATTTAAAGGCCTGTTTCGTTACGAAATTTGAACGTCTCTGAATCGTGTtaatttggtcgtagcctttttaaTTCGGGATTTGTCCCCTTAGGTTTATTTTTCTATTTACTTTGAGCATGACCGAAGTGTCAGTCTCCAAGTGGGGTGGTCGTGGCCTATAAAAATCAAGAGTTGCCTAAAAGGTCTTATAATCTTGAAGTTTTAATATTTCGATCTCGTTTGATTTTCGTACGACAGTCCCCGACTGTGGGGGTAATTATCCGAACTCTGGTTGTGATCGTCCTTAAGCATGTTTACATAGTAGATAgagagtatgaaattgtaaagtagaatttttttttataagttATGAGATATTGGCAAGGAAAAATAGTTCTCTTTATAAttgattatacatgcgtacatgttcggttccagggctcgagcaaactacgcgggcatggttcgtttgatggtttggcccttacaaattttCCTATCGAGATCCTGATGCCATGAAGTAATTTCCTCGAAACAAAGTGGAcattcgagggtaatgccccccagtattcgaggttgattgtaaagaagtcTCGGATACttttgaattgttctaagttagtaCGATCAAtggtttcctcattaaaaacctagccgaaaaacccatttgggacaaaacctgtctaagggaaaaatagtgcaacaTGTGCTTTCATACCTAAAGACTTCGTATCAAGGATTCCATTGTAGTTTCTGATCGAACACCTGCCAGAGttagtttaaaaaataaatgaaaatggaaggggtcgtaccttagcagtagtatcgttttaagtgCGATAAGTTCCAATTGCCTAGTAACTATTTTCCGTTCatgccgagcttgtaggatccttttcctaTGATTTCAAGAActtggtatggtccttcccagttcggacctagtttcccttcatttgtatttcgggtgttgagggtaacTTTTCTaagcaccaagtccccgatgttaaaatgtcgaagattggctcttcgattgtagtatctttcgatccgctatttttgtgCGGCTAATCGAATGAGGGAGCCTTCGCGTCTTTGGTTcaacaattctaggctcgtattcatggcctacTTATTTGACTcctctgttgcatatcgaaaTCTGATGCTAGGTTCTTCGAGTTCGACCAGGATTAGGGCTTTGGTGCCATAAACTAACGAGAATGGTGTTGCTCTAGTAATagatttcgatgttgtgcggtatgcccatagaactTCGGGCAGTATCTCTCTCCACTTCCCTTTTGGTTGAAATTGTTTGGGAAGAAATGCAGAATCTTCCATATAGACATTGAATAGCTCCTATTTTGCTTCCGTGCTTCTCTACAAAAATTGGATGCATGTTTTACTAGCAGGCCTTTGCTTTTGCAACGAGCTTCAGTTCTAAAGTGCTATACATGTGTACGATGCTACTGTTATCCGCAAATCCTACACTAACTCTAGTGATAGACAAAGTTTAAGTGAGTGATTTCAGGCAATGCTAGCGGAATTTCGTAAAATGTTGGAGTTAGAAATTTGGTTCCTTTTCCTAAATAATTGGTCCAATTATGAATTCTCATCGACCAAATCATGATATTATCGTTCATTTATTGTATATGACCTAGTCATCTGTTCTTTCATTAGTTTAAATTatagtttgaactttgaactggTATGATATCTGTGTCACCGTCCTTTCGAAGACATGTAGGGGAAAATAACGTTTACTCTTGATGATTATGGAAAATAAACCAACAGGGATTACAAATGAAGCTATCTGTTTTCTGTTTTCGCAACTTTAACTGAGTTAATTATGTCAGCCGACTTATTTTGAATGGATTAATTAAGTTCCTACTCCTGAAATATACTCTATATTTCAAGTTATTCATAATAAGATCGCAGATTGGATTGGCCATAAAGTGTGCTCTAATTTCAAGGGATTGACAACGATTTCTCACCGGTTATATGtgtaagatagtttgttattggcaagttggaagtgGGATTCTTCCCACAATGGAAGAAAGAAGTTCCGTGCCTGTCATGTGAAACACTCCCGGGACCGACCTTACTCGTACCGTGCAtgttagcctcggaactgatcattatgaaatagcacataacagacacgagattgtctcaacaggcacgagattgtctcaacaggcacgagactgactcaaaaggcacgagattgtctcaacaggcacgagactggctcaacaggcacgagatcctagagttaattatttttaacagaaaaatcaaattcatttgaattttaaattcaaaattcgaataaatagtcgtgtctgtttgtgaaacaagacatctttTCTGAAAGGGTCTGATGGTTGCCTaaaaatacacaagaattccaaTGAAGTGGAgatagaaaatcacaagtgttattgcaggctttgttgtatcctgaagagaatcgttttgtattttccctaaattagtaaacaggcgataactctttaaggaAAGTCAattttcacgcctcaaagccaattttgattattattttctAACAATCTTAAAGAGTTATACTGCTATGGAGAAATTGATGTCTGTTGTTGAGAATCCGAAGGAGTTCATCAAACTTGATCGCTTTGATGGAACGAACTTTACCCGTTGGAGAGACaagatgatattcttgttgtccgctctcaatatctactatgttcttgattctgccTTGCCTCCGATGCCTGAGCCCACAGCAGAAGATTCTGACGTagtcaaggaagaaaggaagaaacgagaACATGATGAACTGTTGTGTCGCGGCCATATTCTGAATACTTTGACATATCGACTCTATGATCTTTACTGCAATCTGAAGTCGCCAAGAGAGATTTGGACTTCTCTACAAACTGCATGCCAGAATGAAAAACGAGGTATTGACAAATTCCTGGCTCTGCAGTACTTTGAATTTAATATATTTGATACTAGGCCTATAATGGATCAGATTCATGAACTGCAAATCTTAGTATCAAAACTAAGTGATCTTGAAGTTAAAATTCCTGATGCACTTCAAATAGGTGCTATTCTTTCGAAATTGCCTTCCTCGTGGAATGActatagaaagaaaatcctaCATTCTATGGATAAAATGACTGTGGAACAATTTCGTACTCACATTCAAATTGAAAGTGAGACTCGTGCTCGTGATGCTATTAGTCAGCCTTCGAGTTCCGCAGTCAATTTTGTCAGTCAGAATGATTCAGGAAGTGAGAACAAACATCTGAAAGTTTCCAAAAAGTCTTcttttgaaaagagaaagaactttAGTTGTCATCATTGTGGAAAGAAAGGCCATATGATTCGGGACTGCAGATATAGAAATGCAGGAATAAATTTCAATACAGGCAAAACCGAAAAGTCTGGAATGATTAAAAAATCTGGAAATTCTGAAAAGGCAAACGTAGTGGAAAATTCTGCCCAAGGATTGGTTGCCATGGTTTCCGCAATGCAAATTGGTATGGTCACAGAGTTGAATGTGGCTACCGCTGCTACAAATACTCAAGActggtggctagattcgggtgctACTATTCATGTCTGTTATGACAAGAAGATGTTCAAGACATATGAAGAAGTACAGGATTCTGAACAAGTCTTGATGGGAAACCATGTTGCGGCAGATGTTGCTGGAAAAGGAAGTATTGAGATTAACTTCACATCTGGCCAGAAGTTGATATTACTGAATGTGTATCATGTTCCTGATATGAAGAAAAACTTAATGTCTGCTACTTTGCTGTCAAAGAAAGGCTTCAAGATAGTTATTGAGTATGATCATGTAATAGTGTCTAAGAATGGCCTAATACATCAAATGAGTGCCTTTCTAACAAAAACACCATTCTTAGACACTATTACATGATCATACTCAATAACTATCTTGAAGCCTTTCTTTGACAGCAAAGCAGCGGACATTAAGTTTTTCTTCATATCAGGAACATGATACACATTCAGTAATGTCAACTTCTGGCCATATGTGAAGTTAATCTCAATACTTCCTTTTCCAGCAACATCTGCCGCAACATGGTTTCCCATCAAGACTTGTTCAGAATCCTGTACTTCTGCATATGTCTTGAACATCTTCTTGTCATAACAGACATGAATAGTagcacccgaatcta includes the following:
- the LOC142163172 gene encoding uncharacterized protein LOC142163172 translates to MPEPTAEDSDVVKEERKKREHDELLCRGHILNTLTYRLYDLYCNLKSPREIWTSLQTACQNEKRGIDKFLALQYFEFNIFDTRPIMDQIHELQILVSKLSDLEVKIPDALQIGAILSKLPSSWNDYRKKILHSMDKMTVEQFRTHIQIESETRARDAISQPSSSAVNFVSQNDSGSENKHLKVSKKSSFEKRKNFSCHHCGKKGHMIRDCRYRNAGINFNTGKTEKSGMIKKSGNSEKANVVENSAQGLVAMVSAMQIGMVTELNVATAATNTQDWWLDSGATIHVCYDKKMFKTYEEVQDSEQVLMGNHVAADVAGKGKKLNVCYFAVKERLQDSY